The stretch of DNA AATAGAATTCATCAAGCCTTATAAAATTGAAACAACAGATGGATATGTAATTAACTCTTACGATGAAACATCCACTCAATGTGACTTAATACTTTTTGATAAACTAAATACACCATTAATCCAATTTGGTGATAGGTACCAATTTATACCTGCTGAATCTGTTGTAGCGATTGGAGAAATTAAATCAACTCTTTCTAAATTAGACTTAATTGAAACGGCAGTTAAGCTTGCTAAAAACAAAGCCCTATGCAGACCTTCACAGGAATTTATTAATTTAAATCCAGGTTTTAAAAATGAATTATTTGTTCCATTTTCATTTATTATTTGTGATGGCATAACTGGAATTAATAAAGGTTATTCCTTTAAGGATTTAGTTATAGACTTAGCAAAAAGATATAAGAATGAAGGTGTAGATATCAACAACTACTTTAACATTATAATTAGTCTAACTGATAAAAAAGTATTTGGATATAGGACATCAAAAGAATATAAGTCTCCTAATGTTCCAATAGGCACAAAGATTTATTACCCTAAACGTTTTGGAGATGTTATGAATGGCTCTATTGTTGATTGTGCAGACCAGTATAATTTAATGCGAGAATTTGCCGTAGCACTGACAAATAGCTTAAATCAAAGACCAACTTATATTCCAGATTTGGTTGATTATTTATGGGAATGAAAAAATAAATCGTTAATCAAGTAGAGAATACACCCCGTGATTAAGTAGAGTGCACCTCTCATACCACCCTACGGGCTCGTACTTGGCGTTTCGAGGTTAATGCCTAACGCTGTGACAGTAGTTCACCAAACATTCATCCCCCCTTTTCTCCAACTATTTATGGAGTCACTACGTCTGGAAAGGAGTGGCAGTTTCTCCAACTAAAGGGCAAAAATCTTTTGATTGACGAAATCAGCTATTTTAAAAAAAAGGAATTGGATACAATCATAGGGATTTTGGATGAGGTAATTGAAGGATTTCTAAAGGATTTTTAGTTTCTTTGCTGTAACCAAAAACAAATCACCATGAACCGAAAAACATTTCTCAAATCACTGGCAGTAATCCCTTTAGCAGCAGGAACTATGAAACTAACCGAACTCAATAAAATCACCCAACCATACGGCAATACCGACAAAATGCCCGTCTTGTTTTTGGGGCATGGCAGCCCGATGAATGCCATTGAAGAAAACGAATTTGTGCAGGGTTTCCGAAAAGTGGGTGCAGAAATTCCCAAACCAACAGCCATTTTAGTCGTGTCGGCACATTGGGAAACAAGGGGAACTTTTGTGACGGCAATGGAAAAGCCCCGAACGATTCACGATTTTGGCGGATTTCCACAAGCCCTGTTTGATGTGCAATATCCCGCCCCTGGCAGCCCTGAAATGGCGCAAGAAACCAAAAACATTGTGACCAAAACCAGTATTGGTTTGGACGACAAATGGGGATTGGACCACGGTGCTTGGTCGGTGGTCAAACATTTGTACCCCAATGCCGATGTCCCTGTTTTTCAATTGAGTTTGGATTACAGACAAACGCCTCAATACCACTATGAGTTGGCAAAAGAACTCGCTGCTCTTCGCCAAAAAGGCGTATTGATTATTGGCAGCGGCAATATGGTTCACAATCTCCGAATGGTGGCTTGGGACAAAATGAACGTGGTAGGTGGATATGGCTACGACTGGGCAATTGAAGCGAGTGAAAAAATGAAACAAGCCATTCTTTCCGACAATCACCAAACCTTGATTGACTTCCAATCACAAGGCAGGGCTTTTGACCTCGCTATTCCTACGCCCGAACACTATTTGCCTTTGCTCTATGCTTTGGCATTGAAGGAAGAAAACGAAAAGATGAGTTTGTTCAACGACAAGGCTTTGGCAGGGTCGTTGACGATGACTTCGGTGAAGGTTGGGTAAGGATTTCCAAAGGCCTAATTTCACTCAACACACTCCAACAGATTTTTTTATTTTTTCTTTCAACCAATTTGCCACAAGCCTGTTTATCTTACCATTACAAAAGACAACTACTTAGATTAGGGTAAACAGATTCAACAACAGCATGAACGCCATTAACCTCGTATTCCCACACCAACTTTTCCGAGAAAGTCCCATTATAGAGAACGAGCTGCCAATTTATTTGGTAGAAGAATTTCTTTTTTTCAAACAATATCCTTTCCACAAACAAAAAATTGCCTTTCACCGTGCAAGTATGCAATCTTACCTACACTATCTTCAATCGAAAAACAAGGGGGTTCACTACATAGAAGCCCATGAAAAACAGTCCGATATTCGGGTGTTGATTCCTGCATTACAAGAGCAAGGCATCCAATCCATTCACTACATTGACCCAACAGACAACTGGCTATCGAACAGGTTAAAAATTGCAGCCTCTCAAGTAGATATTTCCCTTCAATCTTATGACAACCTGCTATTCCTAAATACCCCTTCTGATTTGACGTCGTTTTTCAAGCCTTCGCAAAAGAAATTTTTTCAGACGAAATTTTACATAGAGCAGCGAAAGAATCGAGGTATTTTGATGACCGACGAAAATAGTCCTATGGGTGGTAAGTGGAGTTTTGATGCGGCAAATCGCAAGAAATATCCCAAGAAAAAGACTCCTCCAAAAATCAGCTATCCCGAAAACAATCCATTTTATGAGGAAGCCAAAATGTATGTGAACCAACACTTTCAAGATCACCTAGGGGAACTAATAGATGCGCCCCTCTACCCTACAGACTATGATTCCAGTCAAAAATGGCTCAAAGAGTTCTTAAAACAACGCTTTGAAGATTTTGGAGCTTATGAGGATGCTATTGTCAACGGAGAATCCATTTTACACCACAGCGTACTAACCCCAATGCTAAATGTAGGACTCCTTACACCTCAGGAAGTTCTGGATGCTGCTTTTGACTGCGCCAAAGAATACGGTATTCCGATAAACTCCAATGAGGGTTTTGTTCGACAAATCATTGGTTGGCGAGAGTTTATTCGAGGTATGTACGAGTGTAAAGGGACTGAACAGCGAACCAAAAATTTTTGGGGTTTTGATAGAAAAATTCCCAAGTCATTTTACGATGGCACAACGGGAATTCCTCCAATTGACAACACCATCCAAAAGGTACTGAAAACAGGTTACTGCCACCACATCGAGCGATTGATGATTTTGGGCAACTTTATGGTCTTGTGCGAATTTGACCCAGATGACGTCTATCAATGGTTTATGGAACTGTTCATTGATGCCTATGATTGGGTGATGGTTCCCAATGTTTATGGCATGAGTCAGTTTGCAGATGGCGGTTTGATGAGTACCAAACCGTACATCAGTGGCAGCAATTATCTGATGAAAATGAGCGATTATCCAAAGGGTGATTGGCAAAACATTTGGGATGCTTTGTTTTGGAGATTCATGCACGTAAACCGTGATTTTTTTCAGAAAAACCCTCGTTTGGGTATGCTGATTGGAAGTTTCGATAAGATGCCTAGTAAAAAGCAAGAAAACTTAATCAATACTGCCAATGACTACCTCCAAAATTTGATTGACTCCTAATAGACTTGCTCCATTCATCTATTCCACCAAAATCTTCCCACTCCCAACCAATTCATTATTTTCTCCCACAAGTCTAAACAAATAAACTCCCGTCTCCAATTCTTCTCGCTTCAATATCCATTTTCACTCTCTATTTTTATTTTCAAAACTTTCGGTAGTTCTAAACAATATTCACCAAAAACTACAATGATTCACTATCTTTCACCGTAAAAAAAAGCTGCCACAAATCATTTTGCAGCAGCTTCATGTAAAAAAAAAATCTTGTGTGATTTATTTCTTCAACCCAATCTCTCTCAATCGCTCATCCAAATAACCGCCTGCCGTAATCGGTTCGTATTGAATCGGATGACCTTCCGTCACACAGTTCTCCAAACAGGTTAAATCCATTTCGGAACGAGGATGCAAAAAGAACGGAATCGAATAACGGGAAGTATTCCATTTTTCACGAGGCGGATTCACCACCCGATGCGTTGTAGAGCGCAATTTGTTGTTGGTCAATCGTTGCAGCATATCGCCCACGTTCACTACGATTTCGCCAGGTCCCGCATTGATGGGCAGCCACACATTTTCTTTGTTCAGCAGTTCCAAACCGTCCGCAGAAGCACCAACCAAAAGGGTAATCAAGTTGATGTCTTCGTGCTGTTCTGCCCGAATCGCATTTTTGGGTTCTTCGGTAATCGGCGGATAGTGAATTGCCCGCA from Chitinophagales bacterium encodes:
- the ygiD gene encoding 4,5-DOPA dioxygenase extradiol: MNRKTFLKSLAVIPLAAGTMKLTELNKITQPYGNTDKMPVLFLGHGSPMNAIEENEFVQGFRKVGAEIPKPTAILVVSAHWETRGTFVTAMEKPRTIHDFGGFPQALFDVQYPAPGSPEMAQETKNIVTKTSIGLDDKWGLDHGAWSVVKHLYPNADVPVFQLSLDYRQTPQYHYELAKELAALRQKGVLIIGSGNMVHNLRMVAWDKMNVVGGYGYDWAIEASEKMKQAILSDNHQTLIDFQSQGRAFDLAIPTPEHYLPLLYALALKEENEKMSLFNDKALAGSLTMTSVKVG
- a CDS encoding DUF6602 domain-containing protein, coding for MNKRYFEIFKTKVDNFISELRRSKSLYEDLKKKNKLLHSGEYGMFKERTFKELIEFIKPYKIETTDGYVINSYDETSTQCDLILFDKLNTPLIQFGDRYQFIPAESVVAIGEIKSTLSKLDLIETAVKLAKNKALCRPSQEFINLNPGFKNELFVPFSFIICDGITGINKGYSFKDLVIDLAKRYKNEGVDINNYFNIIISLTDKKVFGYRTSKEYKSPNVPIGTKIYYPKRFGDVMNGSIVDCADQYNLMREFAVALTNSLNQRPTYIPDLVDYLWE
- a CDS encoding cryptochrome/photolyase family protein; translated protein: MNAINLVFPHQLFRESPIIENELPIYLVEEFLFFKQYPFHKQKIAFHRASMQSYLHYLQSKNKGVHYIEAHEKQSDIRVLIPALQEQGIQSIHYIDPTDNWLSNRLKIAASQVDISLQSYDNLLFLNTPSDLTSFFKPSQKKFFQTKFYIEQRKNRGILMTDENSPMGGKWSFDAANRKKYPKKKTPPKISYPENNPFYEEAKMYVNQHFQDHLGELIDAPLYPTDYDSSQKWLKEFLKQRFEDFGAYEDAIVNGESILHHSVLTPMLNVGLLTPQEVLDAAFDCAKEYGIPINSNEGFVRQIIGWREFIRGMYECKGTEQRTKNFWGFDRKIPKSFYDGTTGIPPIDNTIQKVLKTGYCHHIERLMILGNFMVLCEFDPDDVYQWFMELFIDAYDWVMVPNVYGMSQFADGGLMSTKPYISGSNYLMKMSDYPKGDWQNIWDALFWRFMHVNRDFFQKNPRLGMLIGSFDKMPSKKQENLINTANDYLQNLIDS